From a region of the Takifugu flavidus isolate HTHZ2018 chromosome 18, ASM371156v2, whole genome shotgun sequence genome:
- the si:dkey-110g7.8 gene encoding GTPase IMAP family member 8, translating into MAAVSSASDTGDPRGRHPPERRLLILGGPQSGKTSTANTILGDDVFDSGTETTHSNVGHTEMYGRRVTVVDTPPWAIPSDPTASGEADSNDNAETEPDSLPQPPPSLDSEGPCMGAILCPPGPHAILLVVSVSQPFTETQRRAAEEQLGALGGGTWRYSMVLFTCVDKLSKGVFIEEHIANTGEALQWLVEKCGSRYHAFDNTRKDAEDNTQVPELMEKVEELITDNQGWYFEVNELILLEEEQARRALEEERMRMEEHARQREQMIGGPPRELRVLLLGWKGVGKSSVGNSILGRRFFESGQETELCLRRQALVCGRRVTIVDTPGWDWFSVRRTPKRIRQESQRGAALLRPGPHTLLLVLPVVSSLTARKRRTLLAHIETLFGETACLHTMVLFSCGDWLGRTPIEEHILRGGRELQRLLEYCGNYYHVLDSKTPGKDRSVSVLLDKIEEMIRENGDKAFLPIQDEWLSEESSYSSDNTEPEDDCRGCQLQ; encoded by the exons ATGGCTGCTGTGTCCTCTGCTTCTGACACTG GGGACCCCAGGGGTCGACACCCTCCTGAGCGCAGATTGCTGATTCTCGGGGGTCCACAGTCTGGTAAGACCTCCACTGCCAACACCATCCTGGGGGATGATGTTTTCGACTCCGGGACAGAGACCACGCACAGCAACGTGGGCCATACAGAGATGTACGGCAGACGGGTCACTGTGGTCGACACCCCACCCTGGGCCATCCCAAGTGACCCCACCGCCAGTGGCGAAGCTGACAGCAATGACAATGCTGAAACCGAACCAGACAGCCTGCCACAGCCACCACCAAGCCTTGACAGCGAGGGGCCGTGCATGGGGGCCATCCTCTGCCCCCCCGGACCCCATGCCATCCTACTGGTGGTATCAGTCTCCCAGCCTTTCACTGAAACCCAGAGGAGGGCTGCAGAGGAGCAGTTAGGAGCGCTCGGTGGAGGGACCTGGAGGTACTCCATGGTGCTGTTCACCTGTGTGGACAAGCTGAGTAAAGGTGTTTTCATTGAGGAGCACATAGCGAACACGGGAGAGGCCTTGCAGTGGCTGGTAGAGAAATGTGGAAGCAG GTACCACGCTTTTGACAACACTCGGAAAGACGCGGAGGACAACACGCAGGTGCCAGAACTgatggaaaaggtggaggaaTTGATCACCGACAACCAAG GCTGGTACTTTGAGGTGAATGAGCTGATCTTGTTAGAAGAGGAGCAGGCAAGACgagccctggaggaggagaggatgaggatggaggagcACGCCCGACAGAGGGAGCAGATGATTGGAGGACCTCCCAGAG AGTTGAGAGTGCTCTTGCTGGGCTGGAAGGGCGTCGGGAAAAGTTCGGTGGGCAACTCCATTCTGGGCCGCCGATTTTTCGAGTCAGGCCAGGAGACGGAGTTGTGTCTGAGGCGACAGGCCCTGGTGTGTGGCCGCCGGGTCACCATCGTCGACACCCCAGGCTGGGATTGGTTCTCCGTGCGGAGGACCCCAAAGCGCATCCGGCAGGAGTCCCAGCGCGGAGCTGCCCTCCTGAGGCCTGGCCCCCacacgctgctgctggtcctccCTGTCGTTTCGTCCCTGACCGCCAGGAAAAGGCGGACGCTGCTGGCTCACATTGAGACGCTGTTTGGCGAAACTGCGTGCCTCCACACCATGGTGCTGTTCAGCTGTGGTGACTGGCTGGGCCGCACCCCGATAGAGGAACACATTCTCAGAGGTGGACGGGAGCTGCAAAGACTGCTGGAATACTGCGGGAACTACTACCACGTCCTGGACAGCAAGACCCCCGGCAAGGACCGAAGCGTGTCAGTCCTGCTGGATAAAATCGAGGAGATGATCAGGGAGAACGGAGACAAGGCTTTTCTCCCCATACAGGATGAGTGGT TGAGCGAGGAAAGCTCTTACTCCTCTGACAACACGGAGCCCGAGGATGACTGTCGAGGGTGCCAGCTGCAGTAA
- the adsl gene encoding adenylosuccinate lyase, with amino-acid sequence MDGADEFMKYRSPLVSRYASKEMAYNFSDRKKFTTWRKLWIYLAKAEKSLGLPITEAQIKEMESHQKDIDFAMAAEEERKLRHDVMAHVHTFAHCCPTAAPIIHLGATSCYVGDNTDLIVLRDGFDILLPKLARVIDRLANFAETYADLPTLGFTHYQPAQLTTVGKRVCLWLQDLTMDIRNLQRARDDLRFRGVKGTTGTQASFLQLFQGDHDKVEELDRLVTEMASFQKSYLVTGQTYSRKVDVDCLSSLASLGATVHKICTDIRLLANLKEIEEPFEKDQIGSSAMPYKRNPMRSERCCSLARHLVALIADPLQTASVQWLERTLDDSANRRISLAESFLTADIILSTLQNISEGLVVYPKVIERHIRQELPFMATENIIMAVVKAGGNRQDCHEKIRVLSQEAAAVVKQEGGDNDLLARVQKDPYFAPILGQLDAILEPKTFIGRAPQQVARFLSEEVRPLLEPYRSKMDVKIELEL; translated from the exons ATGGACGGAGCCGACGAGTTCATGAAGTACCGCTCGCCGCTGGTGTCGCGGTACGCCAGCAAAGAAATGGCCTACAACTTCAGCGACAGGAAGAAATTCACCACATGGAGGAAGCTGTGGATCTACCTGGCCAAGGCTGAGAAG TCCCTGGGTCTGCCCATCACAGAGGCCCAGATTAAAGAGATGGAGAGCCACCAGAAGGACATCGACTTCGCCATGGCGGCTGAGGAGGAGCGCAAGCTGAGGCACGACGTGATGGCCCACGTGCACACCTTTGCGCACTGCTGCCCCACGGCTGCGCCCATCATCCACCTGGGTGCCACCTCCTGCTACGTTGGGGACAACACT GATCTGATTGTGCTGCGTGACGGATTTGACATTCTCCTGCCTAAG TTGGCCAGAGTCATCGACAGGCTGGCCAACTTTGCCGAGACGTACGCCGACCTCCCGACGCTCGGCTTCACACACTAcca ACCCGCCCAGCTGACCACGGTGGGGAAACGAGTGTGTCTTTGGTTGCAGGACCTGACCATGGACATCCGCAACCTGCAGCGGGCTCGGGACGACCTGCGCTTCCGCGGGGTCAAGGGGACCACTGGGACCCAGGccagcttcctgcagctctttcagGGGGACCATGACAAG GTAGAGGAGCTTGATAGGTTGGTGACGGAGATGGCTTCCTTCCAAAA GTCCTACCTGGTGACCGGACAGACGTACAGCCGTAAGGTGGACGTTGACTGTCTGTCCAGCCTGGCCAGTTTGGGAGCGACTGTTCACAAG ATCTGCACGGACATCCGCCTGCTGGCCAATCTGAAGGAGATCGAGGAGCCTTTCGAGAAGGACCAAATCG GGTCCAGCGCCATGCCCTACAAGAGGAACCCCATGCGATCGGAGCGCTGCTGCAGCTTGGCCCGACATCTGGTGGCGCTGATAGCCGACCCTCTGCAGACCGCCTCGGTCCAGTGGCTGGAGAGGACCCTGGACGACAGCGCCAACAG GAGAATCTCTCTGGCCGAGTCCTTCTTGACGGCGGACATCATCCTCAGCACCCTGCAGAACATCAGCGAGGGGCTGGTGGTCTATCCCAAAGTCATCGAGAGGCACATCCGCCAGGAGCTTCCCTTCATGGCCACAGAGAACATCATCATGGCCGTGGTGAAGGCCGGCGGGAACAGACAG GACTGCCACGAGAAAATCCGTGTCCTgtcccaggaggcagcagcggtGGTCAAACAGGAAGGGGGGGACAATGACCTGCTGGCCAGGGTCCAAAAAGACCCCTATTTTGCCCCCATTCTAGGGCAGCTGGACGCAATACTGGAGCCCAAAACTTTCATCGGCCGTGCGCCTCAGCAG GTGGCCAGGTTCCTCTCTGAAGAAGTGCGCCCCCTGTTGGAGCCGTATAGATCCAAGATGGACGTCAAGATTGAGCTCGAACTCTGA